One genomic window of Paeniglutamicibacter sp. Y32M11 includes the following:
- the drmB gene encoding DUF1998 domain-containing protein, translating into MNEPLETGGVLDPVGDLEADGAQSATKNRAKVGSSRPSSLLYTYGPGATMDLPSFTIMPAGLDDWERIWARRGSVPTVHAPRLLDAVKVHLGPQVAELRPFPWAPKPSSNSKEGDDLGVPARVFPQWLRCTHCDMLAPLTRFAYRNTNPYRPDQARFEHDKCPGRKGRISKRPMPAVPARYLLACPDGHLDEFPYDWWVHEGVKCTAAEVPNMAMHDQSVGKGASATIECGACGLKRPMNQAQGEAGAAKLPRCRGRHPHLGLFDKDGCPNATKLMLLGASNLWFPASLSIVVMPEVSAESQETVAAELLRVAGLKRLEKFGSDLDKWREYLDDEDSPLVGLSDTDIAAAIARLLEPPPSEEELAEQRRNFDPISLLVPEWNFLLRDPLGKLHKADEKSGLVLSPPLGGIHPGLSAKHVTRVMAIDKLRKVNAVLGFTRIDEMERANDIGQRLVHLSRSGRPKWTVATEDRGEGIYLQLDEQAVASWETKIEVTDLWEAHRAAHERNFLARFSDTAKDVDPESRFRPARYWLMHTLAHVLIREMAMYAGYSAASLSERIYAWKPEGERPAAAGLLIVTTASDSDGTLGGLVQLSARDNLERVMSRALERALRCSSDPVCAHRIPKDPEEFLHGAACHTCAMASETSCERANRFLDRRFLVDLPGSVGLGFFN; encoded by the coding sequence ATGAATGAACCTCTCGAAACTGGCGGGGTCTTGGACCCGGTCGGCGATTTGGAGGCTGACGGTGCTCAATCGGCGACCAAAAATCGAGCCAAGGTGGGCTCCTCGCGGCCCTCGTCTTTGCTGTACACCTATGGACCGGGCGCCACGATGGACCTTCCATCCTTCACGATCATGCCAGCTGGACTTGATGATTGGGAACGAATTTGGGCTCGTAGAGGATCGGTACCCACGGTTCATGCTCCACGGCTGTTGGACGCAGTCAAAGTCCATCTGGGACCGCAGGTTGCCGAGTTACGGCCGTTCCCGTGGGCACCGAAGCCGTCGTCCAATAGTAAGGAAGGCGACGATCTTGGCGTGCCCGCACGCGTGTTTCCGCAATGGCTGCGCTGCACCCATTGCGACATGCTTGCCCCACTTACTCGATTCGCCTACCGCAATACCAACCCCTACCGGCCAGACCAAGCACGGTTCGAGCATGATAAGTGCCCCGGTCGCAAGGGCCGCATATCCAAAAGACCAATGCCGGCTGTCCCTGCCCGCTATTTGCTCGCTTGTCCTGACGGGCATCTAGACGAATTCCCCTACGACTGGTGGGTCCATGAGGGCGTCAAATGCACGGCTGCGGAAGTTCCCAACATGGCGATGCACGACCAATCAGTGGGCAAGGGTGCATCGGCCACGATCGAGTGCGGAGCTTGCGGGCTGAAACGTCCAATGAATCAAGCACAGGGCGAAGCCGGCGCGGCCAAATTACCGCGTTGCCGTGGCCGGCATCCGCACCTCGGTCTCTTCGACAAGGATGGCTGCCCTAACGCCACCAAGCTCATGTTGCTTGGTGCCTCAAACCTTTGGTTCCCCGCCAGCCTCTCTATTGTTGTCATGCCGGAGGTCAGCGCCGAGTCCCAAGAGACGGTTGCCGCTGAGCTCCTCAGAGTCGCAGGGCTCAAGCGGCTTGAAAAGTTTGGTAGTGACCTCGACAAATGGCGTGAGTATCTGGACGATGAGGATTCTCCCCTTGTCGGTCTTTCGGATACTGATATAGCTGCCGCGATCGCCCGTCTGTTAGAGCCGCCGCCATCGGAGGAGGAACTAGCCGAGCAGCGACGCAATTTCGATCCGATCTCCCTGCTCGTTCCGGAATGGAACTTCCTGCTGCGAGATCCCCTCGGCAAGTTGCACAAGGCCGACGAGAAAAGTGGTCTCGTCCTGTCTCCACCACTCGGAGGAATCCATCCCGGTCTATCTGCCAAGCACGTCACCCGTGTCATGGCCATTGACAAGCTGCGCAAGGTCAATGCGGTCCTCGGCTTTACTCGTATCGATGAGATGGAACGAGCCAACGACATCGGCCAGCGTCTAGTCCATTTGAGCCGAAGCGGTCGGCCGAAATGGACGGTGGCCACCGAAGATCGTGGCGAAGGGATCTACCTGCAGCTTGATGAGCAAGCTGTCGCTTCCTGGGAAACGAAGATCGAGGTCACCGACCTGTGGGAAGCCCATCGCGCTGCGCATGAACGGAACTTCCTCGCACGATTCTCTGACACAGCGAAGGACGTTGATCCTGAGAGTCGGTTCCGCCCGGCTAGGTACTGGCTGATGCACACGCTCGCCCATGTGCTTATCCGTGAGATGGCTATGTATGCCGGATACTCGGCTGCCTCGCTATCCGAACGAATCTATGCGTGGAAGCCCGAAGGGGAACGGCCTGCTGCGGCCGGACTTCTGATCGTGACGACAGCATCGGACTCCGACGGCACGCTCGGCGGGCTGGTCCAGCTGAGCGCTCGGGACAATCTCGAACGCGTGATGAGCAGGGCACTTGAACGAGCTCTTCGTTGCTCGTCGGACCCAGTGTGCGCGCACCGGATCCCTAAGGATCCCGAAGAGTTCCTGCACGGGGCTGCTTGCCACACCTGTGCCATGGCGTCCGAGACCTCTTGTGAGCGGGCCAACCGCTTCCTCGACCGCAGGTTTCTTGTCGATCTCCCCGGGTCGGTGGGACTTGGCTTCTTCAACTGA